A single genomic interval of Acidovorax sp. 1608163 harbors:
- a CDS encoding acetolactate synthase 3 catalytic subunit, with translation MEISKAELNVAAAAAQASTAGSLELMGSEILVKSLQAENVQYIWGYPGGAVLYIYDALYKQDTIQHVLVRHEQAAVHAADGYARATGEVGVALVTSGPGLTNAVTGIATAYMDSIPMVIISGQVPTAAIGLDAFQECDTVGITRPIVKHNFLVKDPRDLAMTLKKAFHIARTGRPGPVVVDIPKDVSFKKVSYTGYPQSVEMRSYNPVRKGHSGQIRKALQLLLAAKRPYIYTGGGVLLGNATNELRTLVDMLGYPVTNTLMGLGAYPASDRKFLGMLGMHGTIEANNAMQNCDVLLAVGARFDDRVIGNPKHFAQNDRKIIHIDIDPSSISKRVKVDVPIVGDVKDVLTELISMIRESSTRPDAGALSAWWDTIEAWRSRNCLKYDMGSPEVIKPQYVVETLWNMTKDADAYVTSDVGQHQMWAAQYYRFDEPRRWINSGGLGTMGVGIPYAMGIKLAKPDSEVFCITGEGSVQMNIQELSTCLQYNTPIKICALNNRYLGMVRQWQEIEYSGRYSHSYMDALPNFVKLAEAYGHVGLLIERPQDVEPALREARRLKDRTVFLDFRTDPTENVFPMVQAGKGITEMLLGSEDL, from the coding sequence ATGGAAATTTCCAAAGCAGAACTCAACGTGGCCGCTGCCGCCGCGCAAGCCTCCACCGCTGGCTCGCTGGAGTTGATGGGTTCCGAGATTCTCGTCAAATCGCTGCAAGCAGAGAATGTGCAATACATCTGGGGCTACCCCGGTGGTGCTGTTCTCTACATCTACGACGCCCTCTACAAACAAGACACCATTCAGCACGTTTTGGTGCGCCATGAGCAGGCCGCTGTGCATGCCGCTGATGGCTACGCCCGTGCCACTGGGGAAGTGGGCGTGGCGCTGGTGACTTCGGGTCCTGGTTTGACGAATGCCGTGACTGGCATTGCCACGGCGTACATGGACAGCATCCCCATGGTCATCATCTCTGGTCAGGTGCCCACAGCGGCGATCGGACTGGATGCCTTCCAAGAATGCGACACAGTGGGCATTACCCGCCCTATCGTCAAACACAATTTTCTGGTCAAAGATCCCCGCGATCTGGCCATGACGCTCAAAAAGGCCTTCCACATCGCACGCACAGGCCGTCCGGGGCCTGTGGTGGTGGATATCCCCAAGGACGTTTCCTTTAAGAAGGTGTCTTACACGGGCTACCCGCAGAGCGTGGAAATGCGCTCTTACAACCCTGTGCGCAAGGGCCACAGTGGTCAGATCCGCAAAGCCTTGCAACTGCTGCTGGCGGCCAAGCGCCCCTACATCTACACAGGCGGCGGTGTGCTTTTGGGCAACGCCACCAACGAGTTGCGCACGCTGGTGGACATGCTGGGTTACCCCGTCACCAACACGCTGATGGGCCTGGGCGCCTATCCTGCTTCAGACCGCAAATTCCTGGGCATGCTGGGCATGCACGGCACCATCGAAGCCAACAACGCCATGCAGAACTGCGATGTGTTGCTGGCGGTGGGGGCGCGCTTTGATGACCGAGTGATCGGCAATCCCAAGCACTTCGCCCAGAACGACCGCAAGATCATCCACATCGATATCGACCCCTCCAGCATCTCCAAGCGCGTGAAGGTGGATGTGCCCATCGTGGGCGATGTGAAGGATGTGCTGACCGAGTTGATCTCCATGATCCGCGAGAGCAGCACGCGTCCCGACGCAGGTGCCCTGTCTGCATGGTGGGACACGATCGAGGCCTGGCGCAGCCGCAACTGCCTCAAGTACGACATGGGCTCGCCCGAGGTGATCAAGCCGCAGTACGTGGTGGAAACGCTCTGGAACATGACCAAGGATGCGGATGCCTACGTCACGTCCGATGTGGGGCAGCACCAGATGTGGGCGGCGCAGTACTACCGGTTTGACGAGCCGCGCCGCTGGATCAACTCCGGCGGCCTGGGCACCATGGGTGTGGGCATTCCTTACGCTATGGGCATCAAGCTGGCCAAGCCGGATTCCGAGGTGTTCTGCATCACGGGTGAAGGCTCGGTGCAGATGAACATCCAAGAGTTGTCTACCTGCCTGCAGTACAACACGCCGATCAAGATCTGCGCGTTGAACAATCGGTACCTGGGCATGGTGCGCCAGTGGCAAGAGATCGAATACTCGGGCCGCTACAGCCACAGCTACATGGATGCGCTGCCTAACTTTGTGAAACTGGCAGAGGCCTATGGTCACGTGGGCTTGCTCATCGAGCGCCCTCAGGATGTGGAGCCAGCCTTGCGCGAAGCCCGCAGGCTCAAGGACCGCACGGTGTTCCTGGACTTCCGTACCGATCCCACGGAGAACGTGTTCCCCATGGTGCAAGCCGGCAAGGGCATTACCGAAATGTTGCTGGGGTCGGAAGACCTTTAA
- the ilvN gene encoding acetolactate synthase small subunit: protein MKHIIAVLLENEPGALSRVVGLFSARGYNIESLTVAPTEDPSLSRMTIQTTGSDDVIEQITKHLNRLIEVVKVVDLTEGAYTERELMMVKVRAVGKEREEMKRMADIFRGRIIDVTEKSYTIELTGDQSKNDAFLQAIDRTAILETVRTGASGIGRGERILRV, encoded by the coding sequence ATGAAACACATCATTGCCGTTTTGCTGGAAAACGAACCCGGTGCGCTGTCGCGCGTCGTGGGTCTTTTCTCTGCCCGTGGCTACAACATTGAATCCCTCACCGTGGCGCCCACAGAGGATCCATCGCTTTCGCGCATGACGATCCAGACCACGGGTTCCGACGATGTGATCGAGCAGATCACCAAGCACCTGAACCGCCTCATCGAAGTGGTCAAGGTGGTCGATCTCACCGAAGGCGCCTACACCGAGCGCGAGCTCATGATGGTGAAGGTGCGTGCGGTGGGCAAGGAGCGCGAGGAGATGAAGCGCATGGCCGACATTTTCCGTGGCCGCATCATTGATGTGACCGAGAAAAGCTACACCATCGAGCTGACGGGCGACCAGTCCAAGAACGATGCGTTCCTGCAGGCCATCGACCGCACCGCCATTCTCGAAACCGTCCGCACTGGTGCCAGTGGCATTGGCCGCGGCGAGCGCATTCTGCGCGTGTGA
- the ilvC gene encoding ketol-acid reductoisomerase, translating to MKVFYDKDTDLSLIKGKTVAIIGYGSQGHAHAQNLNDSGVKVVVGLRKGGASWDKVGKAGLNVLEVNDAVKAADVVMILLPDEDIAAVYKNNVEPNIKQGASLAFAHGFNVHYNQVVPRADLDVWMVAPKAPGHTVRNTYTQGGGVPHLVAVHQDKSGKARDLALSYAAANGGGKAGIIETNFKEETETDLFGEQAVLCGGAVELIKMGYETLVEAGYAPEMAYFECLHELKLIVDLIYEGGIANMNYSISNNAEYGEYVTGPEVINEQSRAAMRNALKRIQNGDYAKMFIQEGRLNYPSMTARRRNTADHSIEKVGGQLRAMMPWIAKNKLVDQTRN from the coding sequence ATGAAAGTTTTCTACGACAAAGACACCGACCTGAGCCTGATCAAGGGCAAGACTGTGGCCATCATTGGTTACGGCTCGCAAGGTCATGCCCATGCACAAAACCTGAACGACAGCGGCGTGAAGGTCGTAGTCGGCCTGCGCAAGGGCGGTGCCTCGTGGGACAAGGTTGGCAAGGCCGGCCTGAACGTGCTGGAAGTCAACGACGCGGTGAAGGCGGCCGACGTGGTCATGATCTTGCTGCCCGATGAGGACATCGCAGCTGTGTACAAGAACAACGTCGAACCCAACATCAAGCAAGGTGCCTCGCTGGCCTTTGCCCACGGTTTCAACGTGCACTACAACCAAGTTGTGCCCCGTGCCGACCTGGACGTGTGGATGGTTGCCCCCAAGGCCCCAGGCCACACTGTGCGCAACACTTACACCCAAGGCGGCGGCGTGCCCCACCTAGTCGCAGTGCACCAAGACAAGTCCGGCAAGGCCCGTGACCTGGCCTTGAGCTACGCTGCTGCCAACGGCGGTGGCAAGGCTGGCATCATCGAGACCAACTTCAAGGAAGAAACCGAGACCGACCTGTTCGGCGAACAAGCCGTGCTGTGCGGTGGTGCGGTGGAGCTGATCAAGATGGGTTACGAAACCCTGGTCGAAGCTGGCTACGCCCCTGAAATGGCCTACTTCGAGTGCCTGCACGAGCTGAAGCTCATCGTGGATCTGATCTACGAAGGCGGCATTGCCAACATGAACTACTCGATCTCGAACAACGCCGAATACGGCGAGTACGTGACCGGTCCTGAAGTGATCAACGAGCAATCGCGCGCCGCTATGCGCAATGCGCTCAAGCGCATCCAGAATGGCGACTACGCCAAGATGTTCATCCAGGAAGGCCGACTGAACTATCCATCGATGACAGCCCGCCGTCGCAACACGGCCGACCACAGCATCGAAAAGGTGGGCGGTCAACTGCGCGCCATGATGCCCTGGATTGCCAAGAACAAGCTGGTCGACCAGACCCGCAACTGA
- the pssA gene encoding CDP-diacylglycerol--serine O-phosphatidyltransferase, with amino-acid sequence MHDGNKPSDNAGVMVRKRRKGIYILPNLFTLAALFGGFYSIVMAMNGRFDMAAVGVFCAMVLDSLDGRVARMTNTQSAFGEQMDSLSDMVSFGAAPALIAYEWSLQGLGRWGWIAAFVYCACAALRLARFNVNTGVVDKRYFQGLPSPAAAALVAGFIWLMTELGVHPGEDAWLSWSQITWVMFAFTLYSGLTMVTNVPFYSFKDIQMKKSVPFAAIVLIALGIAIINIHPPIVLFGVFVLYGVSGYGVYAWRKAKGQHSSVISTSTDEPDERGLHK; translated from the coding sequence ATGCATGATGGCAATAAGCCCAGCGACAACGCCGGTGTCATGGTTCGCAAGCGTCGCAAGGGCATTTACATCCTGCCCAATCTGTTCACGCTGGCGGCGTTGTTCGGTGGCTTTTATTCCATCGTTATGGCGATGAATGGACGCTTCGATATGGCTGCCGTGGGTGTTTTTTGTGCGATGGTGCTGGACAGCCTGGATGGGCGGGTCGCTCGGATGACCAACACCCAGAGCGCGTTTGGCGAGCAGATGGACTCGCTGTCTGACATGGTGTCGTTTGGTGCCGCACCGGCTTTGATTGCCTATGAGTGGTCGCTGCAAGGCCTGGGACGTTGGGGTTGGATTGCAGCGTTTGTGTACTGCGCCTGCGCCGCGCTGCGTTTGGCGCGCTTCAACGTGAACACCGGCGTGGTGGACAAGCGCTATTTTCAGGGGCTGCCTTCACCCGCTGCGGCGGCCTTGGTGGCTGGCTTTATCTGGCTGATGACCGAGTTGGGCGTGCATCCAGGCGAAGATGCATGGCTGAGTTGGTCGCAGATCACCTGGGTGATGTTTGCGTTCACCCTGTACTCAGGCCTCACCATGGTGACCAATGTGCCGTTTTACAGCTTCAAAGATATCCAGATGAAAAAGAGCGTGCCCTTTGCCGCCATCGTGTTGATTGCGCTGGGTATTGCCATCATCAACATCCACCCACCAATTGTGCTGTTTGGCGTGTTTGTGTTGTACGGCGTGAGTGGCTATGGCGTCTACGCATGGCGCAAAGCCAAAGGGCAGCACAGCAGTGTGATCAGCACCTCTACCGATGAGCCGGACGAGCGTGGACTTCACAAGTGA
- a CDS encoding DUF3619 family protein — MNTAPNHATEAAADQFARRIAARMAQGTDDLPYDITERLRAARVQALAKRKVVAPVRKAAPAPVVLRSGSSAILGRGGDGGWWNAMVSAIPLMALVIGLFAINIAQDENGLNEVAEVDAALLTDDLPPEAYTDPGFMQFLKTSATARN; from the coding sequence ATGAACACCGCACCAAACCACGCTACCGAAGCAGCTGCAGACCAATTTGCGCGCCGCATTGCGGCCAGAATGGCGCAGGGCACCGATGACTTGCCTTACGACATTACCGAGCGCCTGCGCGCGGCACGCGTACAAGCCCTGGCCAAGCGCAAGGTGGTTGCGCCTGTCCGCAAGGCAGCGCCTGCGCCGGTCGTTCTGCGATCTGGCTCTAGCGCGATTTTGGGTCGCGGCGGCGACGGCGGCTGGTGGAATGCCATGGTGTCGGCCATTCCTCTGATGGCACTGGTGATTGGACTTTTCGCCATCAACATCGCGCAAGATGAAAATGGCCTGAATGAAGTGGCCGAAGTGGATGCAGCCCTTTTGACGGATGACTTGCCGCCAGAGGCCTATACCGATCCTGGGTTCATGCAATTCCTCAAAACCTCGGCCACCGCGCGCAACTGA
- a CDS encoding 2-isopropylmalate synthase, producing the protein MADKLIIFDTTLRDGEQSPGASMTKDEKLRIARQLERLKVDVIEAGFAASSNGDFEAVQAIANAIKDSTICSLSRANDRDIARAAEALKGANSARIHTFIATSPLHMEKKLRMTPEQVLEQAKQSVRFARNLVADIEFSPEDGYRSEPDFLCRVLEAVIAEGATTINVPDTVGYAIPELYGNFIKTLRERIPNSDKAVWSVHCHNDLGMAVANSLAGVKIGGARQVECTINGLGERAGNCSLEEVVMAIKTRRDYFNLDLGIDTQHIVAASRMVSQTTGFVVQPNKAVVGANAFAHASGIHQDGVLKARDTYEIMRAEDVGWSANKIVLGKLSGRNAFKQRLQELGVSLDSETEINTAFTRFKELADRKSEIFDEDILALVSDESVTSEREQYGFVSLFQQSETGEQPRARVVFTVDGTEVHGESVGNGPVDASLKAIESHVKSGAEMVLYSVNAISGSTESQGEVTVRLQNSGRVVNGVGADPDIVVASAKAYLSALNKLQSKADRVAAQG; encoded by the coding sequence ATGGCAGACAAACTCATCATTTTTGACACCACCTTGCGCGATGGCGAGCAATCCCCCGGCGCGTCCATGACCAAGGACGAGAAGCTGCGCATTGCGCGCCAGCTGGAGCGCCTGAAGGTGGATGTGATCGAAGCCGGATTTGCTGCCAGCTCCAACGGCGACTTTGAGGCGGTGCAGGCGATTGCCAATGCCATCAAGGACTCCACGATTTGCTCGTTGTCGCGTGCCAACGACCGCGACATCGCGCGCGCTGCAGAGGCGCTCAAAGGGGCCAACTCCGCTCGCATTCACACCTTCATCGCAACGTCTCCATTGCACATGGAGAAGAAGCTGCGCATGACACCCGAGCAAGTGCTGGAACAGGCCAAGCAGTCTGTGCGATTCGCACGCAACCTGGTGGCCGACATTGAATTCAGCCCCGAAGACGGCTATCGCAGCGAACCCGACTTTTTGTGCCGTGTGCTGGAGGCCGTGATTGCCGAGGGCGCCACCACCATCAATGTCCCGGACACCGTGGGTTATGCCATTCCAGAGTTGTACGGTAACTTCATCAAGACGTTGCGTGAACGCATCCCGAACAGCGACAAAGCCGTCTGGTCGGTGCATTGCCACAACGACTTGGGCATGGCAGTGGCCAACTCGCTGGCCGGTGTGAAGATTGGCGGTGCGCGCCAAGTGGAGTGCACGATCAATGGCCTGGGTGAGCGCGCAGGCAACTGCTCGCTGGAAGAAGTGGTCATGGCGATCAAGACGCGCCGCGACTATTTCAACCTGGATCTTGGCATTGACACCCAGCACATTGTGGCGGCCAGCCGCATGGTGAGCCAAACCACGGGTTTTGTGGTGCAGCCCAACAAGGCTGTGGTGGGCGCGAATGCCTTTGCGCACGCATCGGGCATTCACCAGGATGGCGTGCTCAAGGCCCGTGACACCTACGAAATCATGCGCGCGGAAGATGTGGGCTGGAGTGCCAACAAAATTGTGCTGGGCAAGCTCAGCGGCCGCAATGCATTCAAGCAGCGGCTTCAAGAGCTGGGCGTGAGTCTGGACAGTGAGACAGAAATCAACACGGCCTTCACCCGCTTCAAGGAGCTTGCCGATCGCAAGAGCGAGATTTTTGACGAGGACATTCTGGCCCTGGTGAGCGATGAAAGCGTAACCAGCGAGCGCGAGCAGTACGGGTTTGTGTCACTGTTCCAGCAAAGCGAGACGGGTGAACAGCCCAGGGCGCGTGTCGTTTTCACTGTCGACGGCACCGAAGTGCATGGCGAGTCGGTTGGCAATGGCCCTGTGGACGCCTCGTTGAAAGCCATTGAGTCCCACGTCAAGAGTGGTGCGGAGATGGTGCTGTACTCGGTCAATGCCATCAGTGGATCGACAGAGAGCCAAGGCGAAGTGACGGTGCGATTGCAGAACAGCGGCCGGGTTGTGAATGGGGTGGGGGCGGACCCGGACATCGTGGTGGCTTCCGCCAAGGCGTACCTGAGCGCTCTGAACAAGTTACAAAGTAAAGCGGACAGGGTGGCGGCGCAGGGTTGA
- a CDS encoding RNA polymerase sigma factor — protein MATEQELSDFLKSVEKRAFKRSLYHVRNEEAALDIVQDSMLKLSEHYGDKPAAELPMLFQRILSNCTLDWFRRQKTRNALFSNMSDFEGPGEDGMDFDLLEAYSGPDNGERAASAEDETTRAQTFREIEAEIQELPTRQREAFLMRYWEEMDVAETAAAMGCSEGSVKTHCFRAIQTLSKALKAKGIEL, from the coding sequence TTGGCAACTGAACAAGAACTCTCCGATTTCCTCAAAAGTGTAGAAAAGCGCGCTTTCAAGCGCTCGCTTTACCACGTTCGCAATGAGGAAGCGGCCCTGGACATCGTGCAGGACAGCATGCTCAAGCTGTCGGAGCACTATGGGGACAAGCCCGCCGCAGAGCTGCCCATGCTTTTTCAGCGCATCCTGTCCAACTGCACCCTGGACTGGTTTCGGCGCCAAAAAACGCGCAACGCACTGTTTTCGAACATGAGCGACTTCGAAGGCCCCGGCGAAGATGGCATGGATTTTGATCTGCTGGAGGCATACTCAGGCCCCGACAACGGTGAGCGTGCCGCAAGTGCAGAAGACGAGACCACCAGAGCACAGACCTTTCGGGAAATTGAGGCAGAGATCCAAGAATTGCCAACACGTCAACGGGAAGCATTCCTCATGCGTTACTGGGAAGAAATGGATGTTGCAGAGACAGCTGCCGCAATGGGTTGCTCAGAAGGCAGCGTGAAAACGCACTGCTTCAGAGCCATCCAGACCCTGAGCAAGGCACTGAAGGCCAAAGGAATCGAGTTATGA